From one Bacteroides sp. genomic stretch:
- a CDS encoding LytTR family DNA-binding domain-containing protein gives MKKAFEMYEPAVTAAIVDDELHAIEELKKLLTYEPGIEVLATTHEPEKAVEQILKAKPDLVFLDIQMPGVNGFDVIRGLKEASFEPSVIFVTAYDNYAIQAIKTAAFDYLLKPIEKRELQKSIQRFFDYYAKEERTAKYLNLLENVDYQRKIKLSNAGGFILVNLADIIYIQADWNYAKVFTAPDKYETVTMNLGTLENLLPDKGFMRINRSNIINLSYLTRVKRLARKCFLMKDEKEYEFCIPITRIRELEKRL, from the coding sequence ATGAAGAAAGCATTTGAGATGTATGAGCCGGCCGTCACCGCCGCCATTGTGGACGATGAGCTGCACGCCATTGAAGAACTGAAGAAACTGCTGACCTATGAGCCGGGCATCGAGGTCCTGGCCACCACCCACGAGCCCGAAAAGGCCGTGGAACAGATCCTCAAGGCCAAGCCCGACCTGGTGTTCCTCGACATCCAGATGCCCGGGGTCAATGGCTTTGATGTCATCCGCGGACTGAAGGAAGCCAGCTTTGAGCCCTCTGTGATCTTCGTCACTGCCTATGACAATTACGCCATCCAGGCCATTAAAACCGCCGCCTTCGATTACCTGCTCAAACCCATTGAAAAACGCGAGCTGCAAAAAAGTATCCAGCGCTTTTTCGACTACTACGCCAAAGAAGAACGAACGGCAAAGTATCTTAACCTGCTCGAAAACGTCGATTACCAGCGCAAGATCAAACTGTCGAATGCCGGGGGCTTCATCCTGGTCAACCTGGCCGACATCATCTACATCCAGGCCGACTGGAACTATGCCAAGGTCTTCACCGCGCCCGATAAATACGAGACCGTCACCATGAACCTGGGCACGCTCGAAAACCTCCTGCCCGACAAAGGCTTCATGCGCATCAACCGCTCGAACATCATCAACCTGAGCTACCTCACCCGCGTCAAACGCCTCGCACGTAAATGCTTCCTGATGAAAGACGAAAAGGAGTATGAGTTTTGTATTCCCATCACCAGGATCAGGGAGCTGGAGAAAAGATTATAA